TTGTCCTGGTTGGTGGTGTCTGTAGGTGGTAGGCGCCTCAGGGCGAGTCAGCAGTATTCCCTGAATTGCTGCGCTCTTAAACCGATGCCGCAGCGAGCGGCGCAGGCAGCTGAACATGCGGCTGTTCGTTCCACACTTCCTGCAGGTAGTCCTCTACCTGTCGGGCGAGCTGATTGCGCAAGTCACTGACTTCCTGCTCCAGCAGCCGGATAGCGCGCCGGAATGCCTGTCGGTCCAGGTCGGGCAGGCCGCGTTGCACGTTCCAGCGGCGCAGCTGACAGGTTAGCGCCGCCAGCTCATAGGGTTTTCCGCCGGCCAGAATGTCGTTGACCAGTCGGTGACGGGCTGACCACTGACGGGGCAACTCGAGCTCTCCATTCTGAAGATGGTTCATCAGGTCATGCAGGTCCTGGTCACCCAGAGCACGGCGGATGCCCGTGGAAGCTGGATCGGCCACGGGGACGTACGCACGGCTGACCGTCGCGGGAAACTTGACTTCGTAGTAAGTGTGGGCTTGCCCAGCCACAGGGCGCTCACAGGTCCCGCACACCACGCCAATACCGTAGGGAGAAAGGACGACTCGGTCACCGATTTGAAAGGCCGTATGCTTCAAGAGATTCACCTCTGCTGCGCGGACCTGCAGACCACGAGCGGCGTGGCGCCGGACGCCATGTCTTCACAAATGCGTGGCCAAGAAAAATGCCTGACATCTCATGTCAGGCAGACTCAGGCCATCAGGATCGTCAGAGAAGCACTCCGCCACGCAGGGCGGATCAGCCGAACCGACAGATTGAAGGGCATCGTCCTCATGGTACGCCCGCCGGCTGACAAATGCATCCTCACTTGCGCAGCAGCAGGCCCAGGACGGCATCCAGGCTAAGCGCCAGTAGAGCTGAGAGCAGCGCTCCAACCAACACCAGCGCCGAATTCTGCTCCGAAAGCCCGTTGATGATGGGCTCTCCCAGACCACCGGCACCTAAGGCCGCGCCGATAGTGGCCGTGCCGACGTTGTACACCATACTTGTCCGGATTCCGGCCAGCAGCACCGGCCAGGCCAGCGGCAGTTCTACGCGGCGCAATCTCTGCCACGCGGTCATGCCCATGCCATGGGCAGCATCAAGCGCGCCCGGATCTACCTGCCGCAGACCGGCCACCCCGTTACCCAGCACCGGCATCAGGCCGTAGACCACCAGACCCAGCAGGGTCGGCTTCCAGCCGAAACCCAGAGCCGGGACAGCGAGCGCCAGGATGGCAAACGTCGGTACGGTTTGCCCCAGCCCAGCCAGCCCCTCAGCCAGGTGCCTCAGGGCCTCCCGGTCAGGACGCGTGACCAGTATGGCTAGTGGCACCCCGATCAGCAGCACCAGTATGGTGGCCAGCAGCACCAGTCCCAGATGCGTCAGGGTGAGCTGCCACAGCGCCGGATCAAAAGCGGCAGGGAGCTCTCCCAGGTCCAGTGGCCGCAGCACGGCCGGCAGCGTCCCTGGGAGCAGGCACAGGCACAGCAGCAGCGGCCACCACAGTGCAGGGCTCAGCAGGAAGGAAGTCAGGCGCAGTGGCTTCAACTTTCTGGCCTCCACATCATGGCTCCCGGCGCAGGTTCGACCAGTGCAGCACCCCCGCCGGAACCCCATCCGTCATCACCGTGAGGCGGTCGCTGCCTTCCCGGAGCATCACACCCAGCGCGCTGCGGGCGTCCAGGGAGGCCTCCACCGTCGGCAGGCCAGCAACCTTCTCGCCGGGATTCATAAAGTCGGCGGCGCGGTATCCGGCCAGCTGGCGCAGGGCGGCGTCCTCTCCCAGAAAGGCGCTCACGAACGAGGAGGTGGGGCGGTGGACCAGATCATCGGGAGTGCCGAACTGTTCCAGGCGTCCTGCGTTCATGAGGGCAATCCGGTCACCCAGCCGCAGCGCTTCGTCGATGTCGTGCGTCACCATCACGACAGTTTTGTGCAGCCGGCGCTGAATTTCCCGGAAGGCCTGCTGCAGATGCTCACGCGCAAGGGGGTCCAGGGCACCGAAGGGCTCGTCCATCAGCAGGACCGGCGGATCCGCAGCCAGGGCCCGCGCCACGCCTACCCGCTGCGCCTGCCCACCCGAGAGCTGGGCCGGACGCTTGTGCCGGAAGGTATCAGGGTCCAGACCGACCAGCGCAAGCAGTTCGTCCACCCGGCGGGCCGTGTCCTGGCGGGAGCGCCCGAGCAGTTCAGGCACGGTAGCCACGTTCTGTGCCACGTTCAGGTGCGGAAACAGCCCGATCTGCTGAATCACATAGCCTATGCCCCGGCGCAACACCTCCGGACGCAGCCCGCGTGTGTCCTGGCCATCCAGCCGCACCACCCCGGCGGTGGGCTCAATCAGGCGGTTGATCATGCGTAGGGTGGTGGTCTTGCCGCAGCCCGAGGGACCCAGCAGCGCCGTGACCTGTCCGGCTGGAAAAACCAGATTCAGGTCCTGCACCACGGCCTGAGCGCCGTAACGTTTTTCCAGATGCTCAAGCTCGATCATGCGTCCTCCACCTGCCCCAGTCGCCCGCCCAGCCAGCCTTCTGTGGCGCGCAGCAGCGCATCTACGAAGATGGCGAGCAGGACCGCCGGGACCGCACCCAGTAGAATCAGGTCGGTTGCCGCACTCTGTAGCCCCTTGAAAATATAGGTGCCCAGTCCACCTGCGCCGATCAGCGCTGCAACCGCCGCCACCCCGACCAGCATGACCGCTGCCTGCCGCACTCCACTGAGCCAGACCGGCATGGCCAGCGGCAGTTCGACCCGCCAGAAGGTCTGGCCCGAGGTCATGCCCATGCCCCGCGCGGCGTCCACCACGCCGGGCGGCACGCCCCGCAGCGCTTCGATGCCGTTGCGCAGGACCGGCAGCAGGGCATAAAGGGTCATGGCACTCAAGGCCGGCGCGACGCCGATACCTGCAACACCCACTTCCCGCAGGGCCGGAAAGGCCCGTGACAGCGCAGCAAGAGGCACAATCAGCAGGCCCAGAAGAGCGAGACTGGGAATGGTCTGAACGGCGTTGGCCAGTCCCAGCAGCCCACCTGCCACGCGTTCCCGGCGGGCGGCCCACAGTGTCAGCGGCACGCCCAGCAGAACCGCCAGTCCCAGTGCTGAACCCACCAGCCGCAGGTGCTGCCCGAATTCCTGC
This DNA window, taken from Deinococcus malanensis, encodes the following:
- a CDS encoding CarD family transcriptional regulator, with translation MNLLKHTAFQIGDRVVLSPYGIGVVCGTCERPVAGQAHTYYEVKFPATVSRAYVPVADPASTGIRRALGDQDLHDLMNHLQNGELELPRQWSARHRLVNDILAGGKPYELAALTCQLRRWNVQRGLPDLDRQAFRRAIRLLEQEVSDLRNQLARQVEDYLQEVWNEQPHVQLPAPLAAASV
- a CDS encoding ABC transporter permease, coding for MKPLRLTSFLLSPALWWPLLLCLCLLPGTLPAVLRPLDLGELPAAFDPALWQLTLTHLGLVLLATILVLLIGVPLAILVTRPDREALRHLAEGLAGLGQTVPTFAILALAVPALGFGWKPTLLGLVVYGLMPVLGNGVAGLRQVDPGALDAAHGMGMTAWQRLRRVELPLAWPVLLAGIRTSMVYNVGTATIGAALGAGGLGEPIINGLSEQNSALVLVGALLSALLALSLDAVLGLLLRK
- a CDS encoding ABC transporter ATP-binding protein, with amino-acid sequence MIELEHLEKRYGAQAVVQDLNLVFPAGQVTALLGPSGCGKTTTLRMINRLIEPTAGVVRLDGQDTRGLRPEVLRRGIGYVIQQIGLFPHLNVAQNVATVPELLGRSRQDTARRVDELLALVGLDPDTFRHKRPAQLSGGQAQRVGVARALAADPPVLLMDEPFGALDPLAREHLQQAFREIQRRLHKTVVMVTHDIDEALRLGDRIALMNAGRLEQFGTPDDLVHRPTSSFVSAFLGEDAALRQLAGYRAADFMNPGEKVAGLPTVEASLDARSALGVMLREGSDRLTVMTDGVPAGVLHWSNLRREP
- a CDS encoding ABC transporter permease, with the translated sequence MTALSTEAVLSEKRKQPARPDIRVVLWLGAVPMLAGALLPWVLLRPNRLAPGELLRVPGAITLALLVLAVLPALLIRRLPGVAAAAAAAGLLAAFWLLGERTAGALTGQAEFARASAASGFWLYMVGALIAASSAAQAGRGARRWAWAWVPGAAVLLLSGQLSSWSVLVEARSEGPRWVQEFGQHLRLVGSALGLAVLLGVPLTLWAARRERVAGGLLGLANAVQTIPSLALLGLLIVPLAALSRAFPALREVGVAGIGVAPALSAMTLYALLPVLRNGIEALRGVPPGVVDAARGMGMTSGQTFWRVELPLAMPVWLSGVRQAAVMLVGVAAVAALIGAGGLGTYIFKGLQSAATDLILLGAVPAVLLAIFVDALLRATEGWLGGRLGQVEDA